From Mercenaria mercenaria strain notata chromosome 17, MADL_Memer_1, whole genome shotgun sequence, the proteins below share one genomic window:
- the LOC123537005 gene encoding calumenin-like isoform X5, which produces MKLYSAGLAIALFTSSYCSALPPNKEQHKDRVHEQKLSEKQHEVEGEHNNDYDHDAFLGQKEARDFDQLTPEESKEKLGFIVDKIDRNHDAFITEDELQHWIQYVQKKYIIEDTERMWKEHEVGDGKLTWESYRQRTYGYEHDPEEAEDFANMVKRDERKFAQADEDHNGELTKEEFAAFLHPEEHEHMKDIVVLETMEDIDKDKDGKISLDEYIADIYDEEDDDEDDDDEDSDKDGVPDWVASEKDQFKHFRDKDQDGYLNLEEVRAWVIPDDYDNSLEETKHLFRESDEDRVGDMWPNKDEDEPEWVKGEREQFSSYRDTNGDGFMDKDEVKNWIIPPNYDHSEAEAKHLIYETDENKDGVLTKQEILDKYDIFVGSQATDFGDALTRHDEF; this is translated from the exons AAACTGAGTGAAAAGCAACATGAAGTTGAAGGAGAGCACAACAATGACTATGATCATGATGCCTTTCTTGGTCAGAAAGAGGCCAGAGATTTTGATCAACTTACTCCTGAAGAGAGCAAGGAAAAACTCGG TTTCATTGTTGACAAGATAGACAGAAATCACGATGCGTTCATCACGGAGGATGAGTTACAACATTGGATACAGTATGTACAAAAGAAGTATATTATTGAAGATACAGAGAGAATGTGGAAGGAACATGAAGTTGGAGATGGTAAATTGACCTGGGAATCATACAGACAACGTACTTATGGCTATGAACATG ACCCAGAAGAAGCAGAAGACTTTGCCAACATGGTTAAGAGAGACGAGCGTAAATTTGCTCAAGCTGATGAAGATCATAATGGAGAACTTACAAAAGAAGAATTTGCAGCCTTTTTACATCCTGAGGAGCATGAACACATGAAAGATATAGTGGTTTTA GAAACTATGGAAGATATAGATAAAGACAAGGATGGTAAAATCAGTTTAGACGAATATATAG CTGACATTTACGATGAGGAAGATGATGATGAGGACGATGATGATGAAGACAGTGATAAAGATGGGGTACCTGATTGGGTAGCGTCAGAAAAAGATCAGTTCAAGCATTTCCGTGACAAGGATCAGGATGGTTATCTTAACTTGGAAGAAGTTCGAGCTTGGGTTATacctgatgattatgataataGCTTAGAAGAAACGAAACATTTATTCCGGGAATCAGATGAAGACCGGGTTG GTGATATGTGGCCAAATAAAGACGAGGATGAACCAGAGTGGGTAAAGGGCGAGAGAGAACAGTTCTCTAGTTATCGCGATACTAATGGAGACGGTTTCATGGACAAAGATGAAGTGAAAAACTGGATAATTCCACCAAATTATGATCATTCCGAAGCTGAGGCTAAACATTTAATCTATGAAACTGATGAAAATAAG GATGGTGTACTCACTAAGCAAGAGATTCTGGACAAGTACGATATATTTGTTGGAAGCCAAGCAACTGACTTCGGTGATGCACTCACCCGCCATGATGAATTTTAA